A single Agrococcus sp. ARC_14 DNA region contains:
- a CDS encoding NfeD family protein: MDLVQYAWIAWLVVALVCFIIEMVTLEFTFLMIGLASVVGLVSSITGLPWWAQILIAAAAALLLLFLVRPKLLHRLHSSGEVNKQGIEALLGMAGEVTRSFQRGAGEVTLSNGDVWTARLSPAVQPRDPDVGERIVVTAIEGATAIVVPAQR, encoded by the coding sequence GTGGATCTCGTCCAATATGCCTGGATCGCGTGGCTCGTCGTAGCGCTCGTGTGCTTCATCATCGAGATGGTGACGCTCGAGTTCACGTTCCTGATGATCGGGCTCGCCTCGGTCGTCGGCCTCGTCTCCAGCATCACCGGCCTGCCCTGGTGGGCGCAGATCCTGATCGCCGCGGCGGCAGCGCTGCTGCTGCTGTTCCTCGTACGGCCGAAGCTGCTGCATCGGCTGCATTCGTCCGGCGAGGTCAACAAGCAGGGCATCGAGGCGCTGCTGGGCATGGCCGGAGAGGTGACCCGCTCGTTCCAGCGCGGCGCCGGCGAGGTCACGCTCTCCAACGGCGATGTCTGGACGGCACGCCTCTCCCCCGCGGTCCAGCCCCGTGATCCCGACGTCGGCGAGCGCATCGTCGTCACCGCCATCGAAGGGGCGACGGCCATCGTCGTCCCCGCTCAGCGATAA
- a CDS encoding SDR family oxidoreductase, protein MTNAAPSLEPGSLTGRTALVTGSSRGIGAATVALLAGAGANVVVNYRAKAPRAEKVVAAAQQQGVEAIAVQADLTDAASVATMFDAAKGRFGGLDILVMNASGGMESGMGEDYAMRLNRDAQVALLDAALPVLNDGARVVFVTSHQAHFIRTTPTMPEYEAVARSKRAGEDALRERIPALAERGFELVVVSGDMIEGTITATLLERANPGAIASRREDAGKLYNVEEFAQEVALAAVEPVGDDNTRLVGDVAGFGAAEGLKA, encoded by the coding sequence CTGACGAACGCCGCACCATCCCTCGAGCCCGGATCCCTGACCGGCCGCACCGCCCTCGTCACCGGCTCGAGCCGCGGCATCGGCGCCGCGACCGTCGCCCTGCTGGCCGGTGCGGGCGCGAACGTCGTCGTCAACTACCGCGCGAAGGCGCCGCGTGCCGAGAAGGTCGTCGCTGCGGCGCAGCAGCAGGGCGTCGAGGCGATCGCCGTGCAGGCCGATCTCACCGACGCCGCGAGCGTCGCGACGATGTTCGACGCCGCGAAGGGGCGCTTCGGTGGGCTCGACATCCTCGTGATGAACGCCTCCGGCGGCATGGAGAGCGGCATGGGCGAGGACTACGCCATGCGCCTCAACCGCGACGCGCAGGTGGCGCTGCTCGATGCCGCCCTGCCGGTGCTGAACGACGGTGCACGCGTCGTGTTCGTCACGAGCCACCAGGCGCACTTCATCCGCACGACCCCGACGATGCCCGAGTATGAGGCCGTCGCCCGCTCGAAGCGCGCGGGCGAGGACGCCCTGCGCGAGCGCATCCCGGCGCTCGCCGAGCGCGGCTTCGAGCTGGTGGTCGTCTCCGGCGACATGATCGAGGGCACCATCACGGCGACGCTGCTCGAGCGTGCCAACCCCGGGGCGATCGCGAGTCGCCGCGAGGATGCCGGCAAGCTCTACAACGTCGAGGAGTTCGCACAGGAGGTCGCCCTCGCGGCCGTCGAACCGGTCGGCGACGACAACACGCGGCTGGTTGGCGACGTCGCCGGCTTCGGCGCCGCGGAAGGGCTGAAGGCCTGA